One stretch of Manis pentadactyla isolate mManPen7 chromosome 10, mManPen7.hap1, whole genome shotgun sequence DNA includes these proteins:
- the LOC118936167 gene encoding olfactory receptor 6C2-like: MRNHTAITTFILLGLTDDPKLQVLLFVFLFITYLLSVAGNLTIITLTLWDSHLKTPMYFFLRNFSLLEVSFTTVCIPRFLYALISGDNTVTYNACATQLFFIVLFAATEFFLLAAMSYDRYVAICKPLHYMSIMNNRVCTTLVLCCWIAGLLIILPSLAMGLQLEFCDSNVIDHFGCDTSPILQITCSDTVFIEKIALSFAVVTLIITLVCVVLSYTYIIKTILRFPSAQQRKKAFSTCSSHMVVVSISYGSCIFIYIKPSAKEGVAINKVVSVLTTSVAPLLNPFIYTLRNKQVKNALKDTVKQIGFLTKK, translated from the coding sequence ATGAGGAATCACACAGCAATAACCACATTCATCCTgctgggattgacagatgacccaAAACTACAAGTCttgctctttgtatttttgtttatcaCCTACCTATTGAGTGTGGCTGGGAACCTCACCATTATCACCCTCACACTGTGGGATTCACATCTTAAAActcccatgtatttttttctccgaAATTTCTCTCTCTTAGAAGTTTCATTTACTACTGTCTGTATCCCCAGATTCCTGTATGCTCTGATATCTGGAGATAATACAGTTACTTATAATGCTTGTGCCACccagttattttttattgtcctCTTCGCtgcaacagaattttttctccttgccgctatgtcctatgaccgctatgtggccatctgtaagcCCCTGCATTACATGAGCATCATGAACAACAGAGTCTGCACTACACTTGTTCTCTGCTGTTGGATTGCAGGCCTGTTAATCATCCTCCCATCCCTTGCCATGGGCCTCCAGCTGGAATTCTGTGACTCAAATGTGATTGATCATTTTGGCTGTGATACatctcctattttacagataacctGCTCAGACACAGTGTTCATAGAGAAAATTGCCTTAAGTTTTGCTGTGGTGACACTTATTATTACCTTGGTGTGTGTTGTCCTCTCCTACACATACATCATCAAGACCATTCTCAGATtcccttctgcccagcaaaggaagaaggccttttccacctgctcctcccacatggTTGTGGTTTCCATCAgttatggcagctgcatcttcatcTACATCAAGCCCTCGGCAAAGGAAGGAGTAGCTATTAATAAAGTGGTGTCTGTGCTCACTACATCCGTTGCCCCTTTGCTTAATCCATTCATTTATACACTCCgaaacaaacaagtgaaaaatgCCTTAAAAGACACGGTAAAACAGATTGGATTTCTCACGAAGAAGTAG